One genomic window of Entelurus aequoreus isolate RoL-2023_Sb linkage group LG07, RoL_Eaeq_v1.1, whole genome shotgun sequence includes the following:
- the urp2 gene encoding urotensin II-related peptide isoform X1 yields the protein MTPKMLCRVISLLNIAMTIMTFVTCRVQAAPTDRELVKAPDLHPSLTHLSAVPPRSSALGHSQLLRQWHSSSRMRRADRTTSRTFTAAMRTHPGQDGSEKQTQMLKMMSLLEEMHRTFNNTLSTRITFLPRANGRNSGRKNKVVGVFPSTVTPAANASTASRASADALIPSLTGRNFRKSLPPQPKKTNKRVCFWKYCSQN from the exons aTGACACCCAAGATGCTTTGTAGGGTTATATCATTGCTGAACATCGCCATGACGATAATGACCTTTGTGACCTGTCGAGTCCAGGCGGCACCCACTGACCGAG AACTGGTGAAAGCCCCGGATCTCCATCCCAGCCTTACCCATTTGTCAGCTGTACCCCCAAGGTCTTCAGCACTGGGTCATAGCCAGCTCCTCAGACAATGGCATTCTAGTAGCAGGATGAGAAGAGCAGACAGAACCACTTCGAGGACATTTACCGCTGCCATGCGAACTCACCCCGGGCAAGATGGCTCAGAAAAGCAGACCCAGATGCTGAAGATGATGTCACTCCTGGAGGAGATGCACCGAACCTTTAACAATACACTCAGCACACGAATTACCTTCCTTCCAAGAG CAAATGGCAGAAATTCTGGACGGAAAAATAAAGTG GTGGGGGTGTTTCCCAGCACCGTCACCCCAGCAGCTAATGCAAGCACTGCATCCCGAGCCAGTGCCGATGCCCTTATTCCCAGCCTGACTGGTCGGAACTTCCGAAAGTCCCTCCCGCCACAACCCAAGAAGACAAACAAACGAG
- the urp2 gene encoding urotensin II-related peptide isoform X2 — protein MTIMTFVTCRVQAAPTDRELVKAPDLHPSLTHLSAVPPRSSALGHSQLLRQWHSSSRMRRADRTTSRTFTAAMRTHPGQDGSEKQTQMLKMMSLLEEMHRTFNNTLSTRITFLPRANGRNSGRKNKVVGVFPSTVTPAANASTASRASADALIPSLTGRNFRKSLPPQPKKTNKRVCFWKYCSQN, from the exons ATGACGATAATGACCTTTGTGACCTGTCGAGTCCAGGCGGCACCCACTGACCGAG AACTGGTGAAAGCCCCGGATCTCCATCCCAGCCTTACCCATTTGTCAGCTGTACCCCCAAGGTCTTCAGCACTGGGTCATAGCCAGCTCCTCAGACAATGGCATTCTAGTAGCAGGATGAGAAGAGCAGACAGAACCACTTCGAGGACATTTACCGCTGCCATGCGAACTCACCCCGGGCAAGATGGCTCAGAAAAGCAGACCCAGATGCTGAAGATGATGTCACTCCTGGAGGAGATGCACCGAACCTTTAACAATACACTCAGCACACGAATTACCTTCCTTCCAAGAG CAAATGGCAGAAATTCTGGACGGAAAAATAAAGTG GTGGGGGTGTTTCCCAGCACCGTCACCCCAGCAGCTAATGCAAGCACTGCATCCCGAGCCAGTGCCGATGCCCTTATTCCCAGCCTGACTGGTCGGAACTTCCGAAAGTCCCTCCCGCCACAACCCAAGAAGACAAACAAACGAG